The following proteins are co-located in the Mycolicibacterium goodii genome:
- a CDS encoding energy-coupling factor ABC transporter ATP-binding protein: MSESPVPSAVRSAISAAISIENLRHVYPDGHIGLDGVDLEIAEGERVAVLGPNGAGKTTLMLHLNGVLTATSGTVRIGGVPVARNTLRDIRRRVGLVFQDPDDQLFMPTVAQDVAFGPANFGLTGPELAARVRHALELVSLTDHADRSPAHLSGGQRRRAALATVLACDAEILVLDEPSANLDPVARRELAETLAALDVTMLIVTHDLPYAAQLCTRAVIIDGGRVVADGEIGAILADTDLLAAHRLELPWGFVVPQRSQAGRDAVSRPGPAARSR; the protein is encoded by the coding sequence ATGAGCGAGAGCCCGGTCCCCAGCGCGGTCCGAAGCGCGATTTCGGCCGCGATCTCCATCGAAAACCTGCGGCACGTGTACCCGGACGGCCACATCGGGCTCGACGGCGTCGACCTCGAGATAGCCGAGGGGGAGCGGGTCGCGGTGCTCGGCCCGAACGGCGCGGGCAAGACCACGCTGATGCTGCATCTCAACGGCGTGCTCACCGCCACATCGGGAACGGTGCGCATCGGTGGGGTGCCGGTCGCCCGCAACACGCTGCGCGACATCCGGCGCCGTGTCGGCCTGGTGTTCCAGGACCCCGATGATCAGTTGTTCATGCCGACCGTCGCGCAGGATGTCGCGTTCGGGCCGGCCAACTTCGGGCTTACGGGACCGGAATTGGCGGCTCGGGTCCGGCATGCGCTCGAGCTGGTGTCGCTCACCGATCACGCCGACCGCAGCCCGGCGCACCTGTCCGGCGGGCAGCGGCGCCGCGCCGCGTTGGCCACGGTGCTCGCGTGCGACGCCGAGATTCTGGTGCTCGACGAGCCGTCGGCGAACCTTGATCCGGTGGCCCGTCGTGAACTGGCGGAAACCCTTGCCGCACTGGATGTCACGATGCTGATCGTCACGCACGACCTGCCGTACGCCGCGCAGTTGTGCACCCGTGCGGTCATCATCGACGGTGGCCGGGTGGTCGCCGACGGCGAGATCGGGGCGATCCTGGCCGATACCGATCTGCTGGCCGCACACCGGCTCGAATTGCCCTGGGGTTTCGTGGTTCCCCAGCGTTCGCAGGCCGGGCGCGACGCCGTCAGTCGACCAGGCCCAGCAGCGCGTTCTCGATGA